A single window of Dermochelys coriacea isolate rDerCor1 chromosome 2, rDerCor1.pri.v4, whole genome shotgun sequence DNA harbors:
- the LOC119852120 gene encoding poly(A) RNA polymerase, mitochondrial isoform X2, translating into MASRMEGLLLWCRLRFPVPGIGQTRRAPGRPRLSPVRLSSTGAAARRAPGGEEADSKVSSRKKTFPEVQAERLEQAQRTVLINCPAKISEKKFLKYLSHHGKINSHYFYESYVSSQLYTLMDEYQLTEENTKLRFLACSLIQEIACAYFPECTVKPFGSSVNTFGKLGCDLDMFLDLDEIGRSPTRVKTGPFYMEYQMKRVPSQRIASQRILSVIGDCIDNFGPGCVGVQKILNARCPLVRFSHQPTGFQCDLTTNNRVAMRSSELLYIYGSLDSRVRALVFSVRCWARVHGITSTIPGPWITNFSLTMMALFFLQKRTPPIIPTLDQLKDLADAEDKHIVEGHDCTFASNLNEIKPTENTETLDVLLSDFFEYFGNFAFNKNSINIRKGKEQNKPEPSPLYIQNPFEQALNISKNVNQSQLDRFVALARECAWILQQEDKGHSSLSNSQPWGLAALLLPSVASNCVKGKKRRKGPASERIKSLLDSLKINNANSLVNNGGKRTFSNQTR; encoded by the exons ATGGCGTCTCGCatggaggggctgctgctgtggTGCCGGTTGCGCTTCCCCGTGCCGGGGATAGGCCAGACGCGCCGCGCTCCGGGGAGGCCGCGCCTCAGCCCGGTCCGGCTCAGCTCCACCGGCGCCGCCGCGCGGAGGGCCCCTGGCGGAGAGGAGGCAG ATTCTAAAGTCAGTAGCCGAAAGAAGACATTTCCTGAGGTGCAAGCAGAAAGGCTAGAGCAAGCACAACGGACTGTTTTAATTAACTGCCCAGCCAAGATCAGTGAGAAAAAATTTCTCAAGTATTTGTCCCATCATGGAAAAATTAACAGTCACTACTTTTATGAAAGCTAT gtAAGTAGTCAGTTGTACACCCTAATGGATGAGTATCAGCTAACAGAGGAGAACACTAAGCTCCGGTTTCTAGCCTGTTCTCTGATTCAGGAAATTGCATGTGCATATTTCCCAGAGTGCACAGTGAAGCCATTTGGCTCCTCAGTGAATACCTTTGGCAAATTAGGATGTGATTTAGACATGTTTTTGGACCTGGATGAAATTGGGAGGAGCCCTACAAGAGTG AAAACAGGTCCTTTTTATATGGAATATCAGATGAAGAGAGTACCTTCTCAAAGAATAGCATCACAGAGAATCCTCTCTGTGATTGGTGATTGCATTGACAACTTTGGCCCTGGCTGTGTGGGTGTGCAAAAGATACTCAATGCTCGCTGTCCATTGGTGAGATTTTCCCATCAACCAACGGGGTTCCAGTGTGACCTGACAACTAACAATAG AGTTGCCATGAGAAGTTCAGAACTCCTTTATATATATGGTAGCCTTGACTCACGTGTAAGAGCTCTTGTGTTCAGTGTACGGTGCTGGGCCCGTGTACATGGCATCACAAGTACCATTCCCGGTCCTTGGATTACAAACTTCTCTCTAACAATGATGGCCTTGTTTTTCCTTCAAAAGAGAACACCACCTATCATTCCAACACTAGACCAACTTAAAGATCTAGCGG ATGCAGAAGATAAGCATATAGTCGAAGGTCATGACTGTACCTTTGCTAGCAATTTGAACGAAATTAAGCCTACAGAAAATACAGAAACGTTGG ATGTGCTGCTGAGTGACTTCTTTGAATATTTTGGGAATTTTGCTTTCAATAAGAACTCTATAAATATTCGTAAG GGAAAGGAGCAAAATAAGCCTGAGCCTTCTCCTCTCTACATCCAGAACCCCTTTGAACAGGCCCTCAATATCAGCAAGAATGTTAATCAAAGCCAGCTGGATAGGTTTGTAGCTTTGGCCAGAGAGTGTGCCTGGATTTTACAGCAGGAAGATAAAGGTCATTCTTCATTGAGTAATAGCCAGCCTTGGGGACTGGCGGCCTTACTTCTACCATCTGTAGCAAGTAACTGTGTCAAGGGcaagaagagaaggaagggacCAGCAAGTGAACGAATCAAAAGCCTGTTGGACTCTTTGAAAATTAATAATGCAAACAGTTTGGTGAACAATGGTGGGAAAAGGACCTTTAGCAATCAAACACGGTAG
- the LOC119852120 gene encoding poly(A) RNA polymerase, mitochondrial isoform X1, giving the protein MASRMEGLLLWCRLRFPVPGIGQTRRAPGRPRLSPVRLSSTGAAARRAPGGEEADSKVSSRKKTFPEVQAERLEQAQRTVLINCPAKISEKKFLKYLSHHGKINSHYFYESYGTYAVVEFSEKDSIASLQDITRTPGIEEECAVPFKSRLFTLTLKNPSIEAADQVPVHCHKQSTILVNDLVQKLCSADSVSSQLYTLMDEYQLTEENTKLRFLACSLIQEIACAYFPECTVKPFGSSVNTFGKLGCDLDMFLDLDEIGRSPTRVKTGPFYMEYQMKRVPSQRIASQRILSVIGDCIDNFGPGCVGVQKILNARCPLVRFSHQPTGFQCDLTTNNRVAMRSSELLYIYGSLDSRVRALVFSVRCWARVHGITSTIPGPWITNFSLTMMALFFLQKRTPPIIPTLDQLKDLADAEDKHIVEGHDCTFASNLNEIKPTENTETLDVLLSDFFEYFGNFAFNKNSINIRKGKEQNKPEPSPLYIQNPFEQALNISKNVNQSQLDRFVALARECAWILQQEDKGHSSLSNSQPWGLAALLLPSVASNCVKGKKRRKGPASERIKSLLDSLKINNANSLVNNGGKRTFSNQTR; this is encoded by the exons ATGGCGTCTCGCatggaggggctgctgctgtggTGCCGGTTGCGCTTCCCCGTGCCGGGGATAGGCCAGACGCGCCGCGCTCCGGGGAGGCCGCGCCTCAGCCCGGTCCGGCTCAGCTCCACCGGCGCCGCCGCGCGGAGGGCCCCTGGCGGAGAGGAGGCAG ATTCTAAAGTCAGTAGCCGAAAGAAGACATTTCCTGAGGTGCAAGCAGAAAGGCTAGAGCAAGCACAACGGACTGTTTTAATTAACTGCCCAGCCAAGATCAGTGAGAAAAAATTTCTCAAGTATTTGTCCCATCATGGAAAAATTAACAGTCACTACTTTTATGAAAGCTAT GGTACCTACGCTGTGGTAgaattttctgaaaaagacagCATAGCTTCACTACAGGATATTACCCGAACCCCAGGCATTGAAGAGGAATGTGCTGTTCCATTTAAATCTAGACTTTTTACTTTAACACTGAAAAACCCATCGATTGAAGCTGCTGATCAAGTACCAGTTCACTGTCATAAGCAATCCACCATTTTAGTCAATGATCTTGTTCAGAAGCTTTGTAGTGCTGACAGT gtAAGTAGTCAGTTGTACACCCTAATGGATGAGTATCAGCTAACAGAGGAGAACACTAAGCTCCGGTTTCTAGCCTGTTCTCTGATTCAGGAAATTGCATGTGCATATTTCCCAGAGTGCACAGTGAAGCCATTTGGCTCCTCAGTGAATACCTTTGGCAAATTAGGATGTGATTTAGACATGTTTTTGGACCTGGATGAAATTGGGAGGAGCCCTACAAGAGTG AAAACAGGTCCTTTTTATATGGAATATCAGATGAAGAGAGTACCTTCTCAAAGAATAGCATCACAGAGAATCCTCTCTGTGATTGGTGATTGCATTGACAACTTTGGCCCTGGCTGTGTGGGTGTGCAAAAGATACTCAATGCTCGCTGTCCATTGGTGAGATTTTCCCATCAACCAACGGGGTTCCAGTGTGACCTGACAACTAACAATAG AGTTGCCATGAGAAGTTCAGAACTCCTTTATATATATGGTAGCCTTGACTCACGTGTAAGAGCTCTTGTGTTCAGTGTACGGTGCTGGGCCCGTGTACATGGCATCACAAGTACCATTCCCGGTCCTTGGATTACAAACTTCTCTCTAACAATGATGGCCTTGTTTTTCCTTCAAAAGAGAACACCACCTATCATTCCAACACTAGACCAACTTAAAGATCTAGCGG ATGCAGAAGATAAGCATATAGTCGAAGGTCATGACTGTACCTTTGCTAGCAATTTGAACGAAATTAAGCCTACAGAAAATACAGAAACGTTGG ATGTGCTGCTGAGTGACTTCTTTGAATATTTTGGGAATTTTGCTTTCAATAAGAACTCTATAAATATTCGTAAG GGAAAGGAGCAAAATAAGCCTGAGCCTTCTCCTCTCTACATCCAGAACCCCTTTGAACAGGCCCTCAATATCAGCAAGAATGTTAATCAAAGCCAGCTGGATAGGTTTGTAGCTTTGGCCAGAGAGTGTGCCTGGATTTTACAGCAGGAAGATAAAGGTCATTCTTCATTGAGTAATAGCCAGCCTTGGGGACTGGCGGCCTTACTTCTACCATCTGTAGCAAGTAACTGTGTCAAGGGcaagaagagaaggaagggacCAGCAAGTGAACGAATCAAAAGCCTGTTGGACTCTTTGAAAATTAATAATGCAAACAGTTTGGTGAACAATGGTGGGAAAAGGACCTTTAGCAATCAAACACGGTAG